The genomic stretch GAACATTGATTTGGAGCAATGGGAATAGATATGATGGGTTTTGGGAAGATGGGCTTCCTCAAGGGAATGGAACTTTTAGGTGGGAAGATGGGAGTTTCTATGTGGGTTTGTGGTGTAAGGATGGTAAAGAGCAGAATGGTACTTATTACCCATCTGCGAATTCCGATGGGAACTTGGATTGGGATCCTCAGGAGGTTTTTGCAGTGGATTTGAATGATTGTAAAGTTTGTCCAGGGGAGAAAGTTTTGATTTTTCCTTCTCAGAAGATGTTTAATTGGCCAGGGACGGAGGGGATAGGTAGAAAAGGATATGATGGGCATGTGAGGCCTAAGAGGACGTCCACGGATGGGAAAGTGAGTAATTATAGCTGGGAGAATGGTGAGGATGGTAGTTTCAATGGACTTGAGGGATTGGGGAATCTTCAGCTTGAGGGGTCGGTTAACAAAGGGAATGGAACACAGCAGCTCAGACTAAAGCCAGCGAAGAAACAGGGGTTGACAATATCGAAAGGGCATAAGAACTATGAGCTCATGCTCAATCTGCAGTTGGGGATCAGGTATTAATGAATTGTTGGTTGTTTCCTTGACTTCTGTTTTTTGCTTACATTGTTTTGGTGAGGTTTTTAGTttcttaccattttttttttcattcaaattatgtttctctaaatttagaagtttcAAATGCAATGGGTGGAGGAAATGGTGTCAGGGTTTCCCCATTGTTATATAGCTGCGAAACTCAATGCATTTATGTACTTTATATTCAGAGATTCAATTTCTTTATCTGGTTCAAAACTGAATACATGAAATGGGTTTTAACTTTTCAAATCTTTTGGACGTTTCACAGGAATCATTATTCTGATGCAAAGGTTCTATAATATGCTTTTCAGGTTCCACTGATTTATTGTGTTTATTCATGTCTTTAGTATCCTCCATTTTAGCTCACAACAATCTTCCAATCTAGCTTGTAGCAAAGATCTTGCAGTATATGTAATGCATGCCAAAGTTCTGAAGACTTTCTAGTCATACATAAGAAACTTGGAGGACTGCTTCGAGAGGATGAAAAGTGAAGGGACAACAATGATAAAATCTAACTTTTTACTGATAATATGACTTGTATActgaaattgatatattatattGGAAAATTTTACAAGCTTTGGAatctttttatgttttagaATTGTTTGGattgttacttatcaaaaaaaaaaaaaagaattgtttgGATTGTCTCACTCATGTAAAAGTCTGTTAGATCAATGTGGCATAAAAGAGAATAGAGGCCAAAAATTAAGGCGTTGTTATACTTCTACTCCTTGTCATTTAAGGGTTCTCCTGGAGAAAAGATTATGAAATCTAGGaagaattttcatttgaaaCAGAGTTCGCATTCGATTTTCTTTAATGTCCAAAGTGCAATAAAACGGATGATATTGCCAACTTTACTTCTTAAAGTTCCAAAATCTTTATCCAGAATTGCAATCTTAATTGCACATAACTGATTCTTTGTGCCATAGCACAGACATTCTGTTGGAAGGCCTGCTCCAATGACAACCCTTGATTTGAAGTCTTCGGCTTTTGATCCAAAGGAAAAAGTATGGACAAAATTTCCACCAGAAGGATCCAAGTACACCCCCCCTCATCAGTCAAGTGACTTCAGGTGGAAGGACTACTGCCCAGTTGTTTTCAGGTCAGACCTAGAAAGATTTACTTCTACATTGGTAGTCTGCTTTTGGCTATATGTCAGATTTCATTATATAACTTCAGTGAGGCTGTGTTTGGTGCTATACAAAAGTGGATTCTCAGATATGATTTCTGCAATTATCGTATGTGGGGCACAAAGAGCTAGACACTCTGCTCATAGAATATTCTATAATCTCCCAGATAACATTAGTGACTTGAAATTTTTGTGGGAAGCCATTTCACTGAAAGCAGACTAGGTTACTATTGCTCATTCATCTCATATATTGCATTGCTTCAGCAATAACCTTAGAAATTATGATACTCTTACCATCAAGATGCCTTTTGTAATTTGGATTTGAAACATACAGGGCCTGATGATCcgttttattcttattttcagGACTCTCAGGAAATTGTTCAAGGTGGATCCAGCAGATTACATGATATCGATATGTGGGAATGATGCTCTTCGGGAACTCTCATCCCCTGGAAAAAGCGGAAGCTTTTTTTACTTGACCAACGATGACCGATACATGATAAAAACCATGAAGAAGGCAGAAGTAAAAGTGAGTTCCTTTTCTGCTTCATGCACCCAAATTTGAGATCAACACTGTTGCAACCCGCTTCTGATTCTAATTTAGTATTATTACAAGTGCTGCATCAACTTCTAGTTTCTAAAAGCTTTCCAAATTATATCTGGACTTCTTATTTGGTATCCAGAAAAGTTGAGTAATTCTCAAATTATCAAGTTGTGCTAATGATGCCAGAATTATTTGCAGCTTCTTGGTATTCTTTTGAAATATAATGGTGACAtaagcttctttttcttctgacCTTCTGACCTAGCCACTTTTGCATGATATTTTCCTAATTACCACCTGAATTCTGAATATTCTTCTTTATGGAATTATGGAATTAGATGCGATCATAACTTGCCAAAATGTTACAGGTGCTCCTACGGATGCTCCCAGCCTACTACAATCATGTTCGGGCCTTTGAGAACACTCTAGTCACGAAGTTTTATGGTCTTCATTGTGTCAAACTGACAGGGGCTACCCAGAAGAAGGTAATGTCAAGGCGTATAGAACCTCtcatttgcaattttaaaaaataattggtgCACTGACTTTCATGCATTTCAGGTTCGATTTGTCATAATGGGGAATCTGTTCTGTTCTGAGTATGCAATTCACAGGCGGTTTGACTTGAAAGGTTCTTCCCACGGTCGTACAACTGATAAACCTGAGGCAGAAATTGATCCAACAACAACCCTTAAGGACCTTGATCTCAATTATATATTCAGGTTGCCGAAAGTTAGGTTCCAGGAGTTCTGCAGGTCGATTCTTATTCTTAtcactttttctctcatattcttcttttccattttcttcattaGTATTTGGAACTGTCCTTATGTTATGTATGATATATTTGGAGGGGTGGACTAGTCAAAATTTTAGTTGCTTCTATCCTTTTGTATGAAATATGTTTAATCTGTATGCTAAACTTGGTTTGCTTAGGATAAGAATTCAGATATTGCTGGCAGTTACTTTGCTTAGAGAATAGGAATATCGTCTTGACAGTTCCGTGATGGTTGAGTTACTGGTTTTAGGTTTTTGTGATAATAAATTTGTGATCATAGCTCTTAAgtagaattaaatataaaacttttaaattgcAGATTGATGCTTATGATGCCAATAATTCAACATATTAGGAGAAAAATCCTGGCCGTGTTATGAAGTAATAGAATGATGTATGCTTttactttattgttgttctttatCTGCTTGAGCAATGGCCATCCTCTTCACTCATTTCTATTAGATTCATAAACTTGCATACTTTGTGCACGTGTGTCTTTCTTTCTGAATCGAAAGTTAAAATATGGGAAGTTTGTGGAATGATGTGTGGTTTGTgttctattttctctttctctttgtaaGCTGAAGTGTACCTTCATGCAGGCAAGTGGACAGGGATTGTGACTTTCTTGAACAGGAGAGGATTATGGACTACAGTTTATTGGTTGGTCTTCACTTTCGAGAAACTTCATTTAGAGGTTGCCCTCCTACTACTGTTTATGTCCTATTTGGAATTACTTTCTGGTTTCATGGTTTTGGCATGAATTCTTACTGAAGAGATGAACTTATATTTCAGAAAATGGAGACTCTGACAAAGAAGGGGCCCCTCGCCTTTCCAGCACAGACATGGATCAGCTTCTTTTTGATCCCATCCGGTACGTCAAATTCATGAACATTGTGCCGACGTTTCTAA from Corylus avellana chromosome ca1, CavTom2PMs-1.0 encodes the following:
- the LOC132189481 gene encoding phosphatidylinositol 4-phosphate 5-kinase 6-like; the encoded protein is MNLTKREQCSRERERKERQRMSKENFGIVKVWEATVRKSQAITKKRTTMSVAHADDDEPGPGQVYDERVLSNGDFYTGQWVENVPNGYGKYLWTDGCMYVGEWHRGRTAGKGKFSWPSGATYEGEFKSGYMDGKGTYTSCSGDTYKGSWVMNLKHGQGTNSFSNGDYYEGEWRRGLQNGHGRYQWKNGNHYIGQWRSGCMNGNGTLIWSNGNRYDGFWEDGLPQGNGTFRWEDGSFYVGLWCKDGKEQNGTYYPSANSDGNLDWDPQEVFAVDLNDCKVCPGEKVLIFPSQKMFNWPGTEGIGRKGYDGHVRPKRTSTDGKVSNYSWENGEDGSFNGLEGLGNLQLEGSVNKGNGTQQLRLKPAKKQGLTISKGHKNYELMLNLQLGIRHSVGRPAPMTTLDLKSSAFDPKEKVWTKFPPEGSKYTPPHQSSDFRWKDYCPVVFRTLRKLFKVDPADYMISICGNDALRELSSPGKSGSFFYLTNDDRYMIKTMKKAEVKVLLRMLPAYYNHVRAFENTLVTKFYGLHCVKLTGATQKKVRFVIMGNLFCSEYAIHRRFDLKGSSHGRTTDKPEAEIDPTTTLKDLDLNYIFRLPKVRFQEFCRQVDRDCDFLEQERIMDYSLLVGLHFRETSFRENGDSDKEGAPRLSSTDMDQLLFDPIRRASVKLGINMSARAERTVRRSDWDPQLVGEPTGELFEVSIFFGIIDILQDYDISKKLEHAYKSIQYDPTSISAVDPKQYSKRFRDFIFRVFLEDT